The following is a genomic window from Corvus hawaiiensis isolate bCorHaw1 chromosome 5, bCorHaw1.pri.cur, whole genome shotgun sequence.
GGAGCTGCCGCATTCCCAGCGGGTTTTCCAGGTGCTTCTCTCATTCGTGCTCTGACATCCGGCACTCCGGGTAGGGGAGGATGggcttcagctgctgctcagctctcCTCACCGCCGCCTCCTCCTTCTGCTCCCCGTCCCCCTGACGGTCGCGCCCCTCCACGGCCGGCCCGCGCCGCTCGCTGCCGCCCCAGCGCACGGTGACACCGGGCGCCAGCCGAGCCGAGGCCAGCCAGGGGTGACACAGCTGCGGCTCGGCCCTGGGCGGCCGCCCGGGTCCCGGGAGGACCTGCCGGGACCCCGACGGGGGTAGCCGGACCCGCGAGGCTCCCGGCCGCATCTGATCCGCCTCGGTCATCAGGTCCACCACGCTCACCTCGGGGACGACCCAGCGAGCGGCAACGCGGCGGGcacccagcctgggcacccCCCTGCCGCCGGAGGGTCTGAGCAGCTGGATCGATGCCAGGCGGGTGCGGGAGGAGGATGGCAGCGGTGGCACTTGGCCGCCGTCCTCCGCCGTGGCCTCCAGGGACCCCTGCGGTCCCTGCGCTGGCGATTTCGGGGGCTTGGCCGGGAGCGGagccgggggccggggcgggctcggcggggccggccggggtCGCGGGGGCCGGGAGAGGCGGAGGCCCTTCCTGGGGGGCCGGGGAGCGATGGGCGGCTCCGGGCTGGGTGGCCCTGACACGGGCGGGACGGCGACAGCGTCGGGGACCTGAGCGGGAGGAGCTTCGGCGGCTGCGGAGGGCTCCGGGCACGGCGGCTCCGCATCGTAAACCTGCCCGGGGGACAAACGGGACTCGGTGTTGGTGACACCGGGTGTCCCATggccccggagctgctgggGGTCAGCCCGGGGGGTCTCAGGGAGGGGTAGCCGGGGCACGTCTCACCTGGTCCGTGGGCAGAGGGTGGACAGTCGGGACGGGAACAGCGTCGGGGACCTCGCCAGGACACTCGGGCGGACCTTCAGCCTCGGCTATCACGGGGACGTCCTCGGACGGCACCTGGCCGGGGGACAGAGAGGACCCGGTGTGGGTGACAGGGCTCGTCCCGCGGCCCGGGCGGGTTCCGGGGCGGTCGGGGAACGTCTCACTTGTTCCGAGGGCCGGGACACGATGGGGGGAACGCCCGCTATCCAGGAGTCCCAGGTGCAGGTTTCGGGCTCCTCATCCTCCTTCCAGACTCCGTCTCGTTCGGGATCCGGGTCCCCCTCAGGGTCCGGTTCCCCGTCGTCCCGCACCTGGAACCGCCACTCGGCGACAAACAGGATGGCGTCCCGCGCCCGCGACACCGTGAAGGACATCCGCTGCAGAGACAGCGCTGAGACCCCTGCCCGGGACTCCCAGCCCCCCCCAACCTCCCCAAAtcactggggggggggggggtctctcACCTGCCGTGCCGCCGCCGCCAGTGCGCACTCGCTCATCACCCGGTCCAGGAGATCGTCCAGGATGGGCCCGGTGTCCAAGGGTTCGGGCGGGGACTCCCCGCCATCGTCGGGCGGGGTGAGCTGGGCCGCGGTCCGGCCGGGGCTTTTGGAGGAGGTCTTCTTGCCCTGCCGGGGCTGCGATCGCACGAGCGTTCGTGACTTGTCCCGTCGCGACTTGGTGCCGGCCCCGCGGGGTTTCGCTTTCTGCACGGGAACAGAGACCCCCACAGCTGCCGCTGCCTGGGCGGGACCAGCCCAGTGCGCCCCAGTATAGACCAGTACACCCCCACGCACCACAGCGTGGCCCCTCAGCTCATCCCAGTACATCCCAGTGCATCTCAGTACATCCCAGTATACTCCACTACACTCCACTATAGCCCAGTACACCCCAACCCGCCCCAGAACGGCCcccccagctcatcccagtaCACTCCAGTATAGCCCAGTACACCCCAACCCGCCCCAGAACGGCcccccagctcatcccagtaCACTCCAGTATAGCCCAGTACATCCCAACCCGCCCCAGAACGGCcccccagctcatcccagtaCACCCCAGTATAGCCCAGTACATCCCAACCCGCCCCAGAACGGCCCCCCAGCTCACTCCAGTATACCCCGGTATAccccagtatatcccagtataacccagctcctcccagccaaCACCGGCCCCCTTGGCCCCGCTCTGCCacctcccagttcccccagtcCCGCCCAGTTCTCCCAGTCCCACCTCGGCCATCCCGCCCCTTCGGCGTCCCGGACTCCACGGCAACGTGACGTAATCACCGCGCGCCGCCCTTCGTGACGTCATCACGCCGCGACGCGTCTCCATGGCGGCGGCGAGCACCGggtgagcggggagggggaaaggggaaattGGGAGCCACTGGGGGGACtgggtgggggggaaaaaggggcgGGAAGGGTGGGGCGGGCAGGCCGGGGGGCTCCGGAAGGGGTCGGGgaggtggggctggggtggggtcCCTGGGAGAGAACCTTGGGCCG
Proteins encoded in this region:
- the C5H2orf81 gene encoding uncharacterized protein C2orf81 homolog isoform X2 produces the protein METRRGVMTSRRAARGDYVTLPWSPGRRRGGMAEKAKPRGAGTKSRRDKSRTLVRSQPRQGKKTSSKSPGRTAAQLTPPDDGGESPPEPLDTGPILDDLLDRVMSECALAAAARQRMSFTVSRARDAILFVAEWRFQVRDDGEPDPEGDPDPERDGVWKEDEEPETCTWDSWIAGVPPIVSRPSEQVPSEDVPVIAEAEGPPECPGEVPDAVPVPTVHPLPTDQVYDAEPPCPEPSAAAEAPPAQVPDAVAVPPVSGPPSPEPPIAPRPPRKGLRLSRPPRPRPAPPSPPRPPAPLPAKPPKSPAQGPQGSLEATAEDGGQVPPLPSSSRTRLASIQLLRPSGGRGVPRLGARRVAARWVVPEVSVVDLMTEADQMRPGASRVRLPPSGSRQVLPGPGRPPRAEPQLCHPWLASARLAPGVTVRWGGSERRGPAVEGRDRQGDGEQKEEAAVRRAEQQLKPILPYPECRMSEHE
- the C5H2orf81 gene encoding uncharacterized protein C2orf81 homolog isoform X1; the encoded protein is MYWDELRGHAVVRGGVLVYTGAHWAGPAQAAAAVGVSVPVQKAKPRGAGTKSRRDKSRTLVRSQPRQGKKTSSKSPGRTAAQLTPPDDGGESPPEPLDTGPILDDLLDRVMSECALAAAARQRMSFTVSRARDAILFVAEWRFQVRDDGEPDPEGDPDPERDGVWKEDEEPETCTWDSWIAGVPPIVSRPSEQVPSEDVPVIAEAEGPPECPGEVPDAVPVPTVHPLPTDQVYDAEPPCPEPSAAAEAPPAQVPDAVAVPPVSGPPSPEPPIAPRPPRKGLRLSRPPRPRPAPPSPPRPPAPLPAKPPKSPAQGPQGSLEATAEDGGQVPPLPSSSRTRLASIQLLRPSGGRGVPRLGARRVAARWVVPEVSVVDLMTEADQMRPGASRVRLPPSGSRQVLPGPGRPPRAEPQLCHPWLASARLAPGVTVRWGGSERRGPAVEGRDRQGDGEQKEEAAVRRAEQQLKPILPYPECRMSEHE